One genomic window of Candidatus Kuenenia stuttgartiensis includes the following:
- a CDS encoding M48 family metalloprotease → MEWKRIFFAIFILLVADAIFFSGVCCFANDEWQLNGDNTGLSEEEEIELGRKVDEYLSRGCHFDTDAELNKKINDITQSIVAVSERKTLPYICSIIQSYSINAFSSSCGHIYITKGLLQLTKNENELACIIGHEIAHLSLRHASKFYRELKNVFSQQNNANWDEVAALSLENHLREFEAEADTKGVFYACNAGYDPNGLPDFLERNLDIIVAHNGLSGIFGMGYYAEVEMRVCKLREFIATLKGDW, encoded by the coding sequence ATGGAATGGAAAAGAATCTTTTTTGCCATTTTTATTCTTTTGGTAGCAGATGCTATTTTCTTCTCCGGTGTATGCTGTTTTGCGAATGACGAATGGCAACTGAACGGTGATAATACTGGATTGAGCGAAGAAGAAGAGATAGAGCTTGGCAGGAAAGTTGATGAATATTTAAGCCGTGGATGTCATTTTGATACAGATGCAGAACTGAATAAAAAAATAAATGATATTACACAATCAATCGTTGCAGTTTCAGAGAGAAAAACCCTTCCGTACATTTGCAGTATAATTCAATCCTATTCTATCAATGCTTTCTCTTCTTCCTGCGGGCATATCTATATTACAAAAGGCTTGTTACAATTAACGAAAAATGAAAATGAGTTGGCTTGTATTATAGGTCATGAAATTGCACATTTATCACTGAGGCATGCATCAAAATTTTACCGGGAACTTAAGAATGTTTTCTCACAGCAAAATAATGCTAATTGGGATGAGGTTGCAGCGTTATCGTTGGAAAACCATCTCAGGGAGTTTGAGGCAGAGGCGGATACAAAAGGGGTGTTCTATGCCTGTAATGCAGGGTATGACCCTAATGGTCTGCCTGATTTTCTGGAAAGAAACCTTGATATTATTGTTGCTCATAATGGTTTGTCAGGCATTTTTGGCATGGGGTATTATGCAGAAGTTGAGATGCGGGTATGCAAGTTAAGAGAATTCATCGCAACCTTAAAAGGCGACTGGTAA